The segment GCTAGGATCGCTGGATGTCTACACATGACTATCCAAACTGCAGTGTTGATAGAAACGTTGATCGCTCTCGGTGCTGAAGTATCATGGTCATCATGCAATATATTTTCTACACAAGATCACGCAGCAGCAGCTATCGCAGCAGCTGACATTCCTGTTTTCGCTTGGAAAGGAATGAATGAACAAGAATTTGATTGGTGTATCGAGCAAACTCTTTTTGCGTTCGAAGGGGGAAAACCATTGAACATGATCTTGGATGACGGTGGAGACTTGACCAACATGGTTTTGGACAGATACCCAGAATTGGTCAAAGACATCAAAGGACTTTCTGAAGAGACCACTACAGGCGTGCATAGACTGCAAGAAAGAGAAGCAAATGGCACTTTGCCAATGCCTGCAATCAATGTCAATGACTCAGTAACCAAATCTAAGTTTGACAACAAATATGGTTGTAAAGAATCACTCGTAGACGCAATCAGAAGAGCTACTGACGTCATGATGGCTGGCAAAGTAGCCGTTGTAGCGGGTTATGGTGATGTTGGAAAAGGATCTGCAGCTTCATTGAGAGGTGCTGGTGCTAGAGTAATCGTGACTGAAATCGATCCAATCTGCGCACTACAAGCTGCAATGGATGGTTTCGCAGTGAAGAAAATGGACGATGCTGTCAAAGAAGGTGACATCATCGTGACTACCACTGGAAACAAAGACATCATCGTAGATCGTCATTTCAAAGCAATGAAGGACAAAGCGATCGTTTGTAACATTGGCCACTTTGACAATGAAATTGACGTAGCTTGGTTGAATAAAAACGCAAACAAGGACGAAATCAAACCTCAAGTCGATCTTTATACCTTAGGAGACAAAGAAATCATCTTGTTGGCAGAAGGTAGATTGGTCAATTTGGGATGTGCTACTGGTCACCCATCATTTGTGATGTCCAATTCATTCACCAACCAGACCTTGGCTCAATTGGAACTATGGACTAATACTGCAGCATATGAAAACAAGGTGTACATGTTGCCTAAGCATCTGGATGAAAAAGTTGCCATGTTGCACTTGTCTAAAATCGGTGTAGAACTAGACGTACTGTCTCCAGAGCAGGCCAAATATATTGGCGTAAAAGTAGAAGGGCCATTCAAGCCTGATTACTACAGATATTAATGATTGATCATAAAATCTAAATTCAAAAGCTTCATCGATGAGATGGAGCTTTTTTTATATCTTGAGGCCGAGAAGAAATCCAGCAACAAGAACTTCTGCATGGCAGACACGTAATTTAGATGTCGAAACATGTAAAAATGCCGCCCTCTATCATCATGGAAGAAGCCATCGAGAAAAACAATTATACAGATCAGGAAAAGCAACAACTTGTAGATATGGAGTTTATGCCACATCTGCGTGCACTGTATAATTTCGCTTACAAACTGACCTATGACGAAGATGACTCCAAAGATTTGGTACAGGATACTTACATGAAAGCCTATCGCTTCATCAATTCATTTCAAAAAGGAACTAATGCCAAAGCGTGGTTGTTTAGAATCCTGAAAAATAGTTTTATCAACGAGTTTAGGAAAAAAAGCAAACAGCCCGCACAAGTAGATTATCAGGAAGTAGAAGGGTATTACAACTCAGAAGGGACAGAAAAACCCTCATCAACAACTGATTTACGCGTAGATTCAGTCAAAAACATGATGGGTGACGAAATCACTTCTGCACTCAATAGTCTCGATGTGGATTTTCGAACAGTGATCATTCTTTGCGATTTGGAGGGGTTCACCTATGATGAAATGGCGAAAATACTGGACATCCCTATCGGTACAGTTAGATCTAGAATTCACAGAGCTAGAAATTTGTTAAAAGAAAAACTAGCTGGTTATGCTGCCAGCATGGGTTATTAAAAGAATAAAATATTAACAGTGGGACTCAAACAATACGTGCAAAACGTAAAATTCCGTACAGGCATGGCCAACTGCAGAGAATACATTGATCTGATATACGATGTGATAGACAATCAATCTTCCCCGTCACAGGAGCAATACCTCAGAAGACACCTAAAATTGTGTTTAAAATGTGTAGATGCCTTAAATTTGGAAAAAGAATTGAAGAAAGCCATCCAACTCAAGTCGGTACATCAGGAAGTACCCAAGGACTTAGCCGATTCAATCAAAAACAAAATTGCAAAGTCTACTCCATAATTCATGAACGAAGGAAAAGCCATTATCTTCTCAGCGCCGTCTGGCTCTGGAAAAACCACCATAGTCAAACATCTACTTGCCGAATTGCCACAATTGTCATTTAGCATCTCTGCCTCCACCAGAGACAAACGCGGCAGAAGTGAAGCCGATGGAAAAGACTACTATTTCCTCTCTCCAGATGAATTTAAAAATAAAATAGACAATCAAGAATTCATCGAATGGGAAGAAGTCTATGAAGGCAACTTCTACGGTACGCTAAAATCAGAAATCGACAGAATATGGGCCATGGGCCAGCATGTCATCTTTGACGTGGACGTCAAAGGTGGCTTGAATCTTAAAAAATATTTTGGAGACAAAGCTCTGGCGATATTTGTCAAGGTTTCCAACATCGAAACCTTGTCTGAAAGACTGAAAGACAGAGGTACAGAAGACGAAAAAAGCCTTTCCAGACGCTTGTTCAAAGCTAAATTTGAGATGTCTTTTGAAAATCAATTTGACCTCACCATTGTCAACGAAGATTTGGAACAGTCCTTTGCTGAGAGTAAAAAAACCGTATCGGACTTCTTGGCTTCATGAACACACAATTGAGAGTAGGATTATTTTTTGGATCTTTCAATCCTATACACATAGGACACATGATCATCGCACAAGCCGTAGTGGATTCGGGTCAAGTGGACGAACTTTGGTTTGTGGTCAGCCCCCAAAACCCATTCAAGCAGAATAAGAACCTCCTGCACGAGTTTGACCGCTACGACATGGTACAAGCTGCGATCCAAGACCAGCCCAAAATGAAAGTGTCAGACATAGAGTTTTCACTCCCCAAACCAAGTTTTACAGTAAAAACACTGGCTGTACTATCAGAAAAGCACTTGGACAAAGAGTTCAAATTGATCATTGGTGAAGACAACCTGTCGAATTTTCACAAGTGGAAAAACTATGAACAAATACTGAAGCACCATCAACTCATCGTGTACCCAAGACCCAACTCTACTCCTCCCAAGATCGATCTGAGTGAGCAGATAGAAATGATCAACGCGCCGATGCTGCATATCTCAGCAACTTTTATCCGAGAAGCCATAGAAAAAGGGCACTCGATCAAATACCTAGTGCCCTCTGAAGTAGACTATTTTATCAAGAGTAAAAACCTCTATCTCTAGATAGTCATTATATCTTTCTCTTTAAGCACCACCAAATCATCTATCTTCAGTACATGAGCGTCGGTCATTTTTTGAACCGATGCCTCAGCATCTTTGATTGAGTCTTCGGATGCACCATCTTTCAGCAACTTTCTAAGAGAATCATTGGTATCCTTTCTGATATTGCGAATACTAATTTTACCATTCTCTGCTTCATTTTTGACCTGCTTGACCAAATCCTTTCTTCTATCTCCTGTCAACGGAGGAATATTGATTCTGATTTGTTCTCCATCATTTTGCGGATTCAAACCCAAGTCACTGTTGATAATTGCTCTTTCGATATTGGCTATCACACCTTTTTCCCAAGGCTTGATAGACAGAGTTCTTGCATCTGGGGTATTGATTGTCGCTACTTGGCTGATGGGAGTCGGTGAACCATAGTACTCTACCATCAATCCATCCAACATATTGGGAGTGGCCTTACCCGCTCTAATTTTGGACAACTCGTGGTTACAATGGTTTACAGATTTATCCATCAATTCTTTGGCTTCTTCCAAAAACATTTCGATCTCTTCCATGTCTCGATTATTATTTGATTCTGTTTATTTAATTAAGAAATCAGGGTTCCGACGTCTTCCCCTTTCACAATTCTGTAAAAATTACCTTCCTTGTTCATATCAAAGACAATGATTGGGAGATTATTTTCTTGACAAAGAGTGAAAGCCGTCATGTCCATGATATTAAGCCCCTTCTCATAGGCTTCTTGAAATGAAAGGTTGGTGTATCGCACAGCATCTGGGTTCTTTTCTGGATCTGCGGTATATACGCCATCCACTCTGGTTCCTTTCAACACCACGTCTGCTTCTACCTCAATCGCTCTCAAGCTTGCCGTAGAATCTGTAGTAAAGTAAGGGTTGCCTATGCCGGCTCCAAAGATCACAATCCTGCCTTTCTCTAGATGGCGAACTGCCCGACGTTTGATGAATGGCTCACAAACCTCTTCGATTTTAATTCCCGACATCAATCGAGTAAAGAGCCCCGCTTTTTCTAAAGCAGATTGCAACGCCATGGCATTGATCACTGTAGCCAACATTCCCATGTAGTCTCCCTGCACTCTGTCTATACCTGAGCTCTCTGCCTGTACTCCTCTAAAAATATTTCCACCGCCGATTACTATCGCAATTTCAATATTTTGCTCGTGTACTTTTTTAATGTCTTGGACATATTTGTCCAATCTTGAAGCATCTATCCCGTACTGCTTATCCCCCATCAGGGCTTCTCCACTTAGCTTCAACAATATTCTTTTGTACTTCATCTGTCAGGTATTATTCCTTTTTGTTTTTCAAACCCTACAAATATAGAATGGATTTCTTCACCATTTAAAATATCAATAGAATTTTGCCCTTTTCTACTGTCTCTCCTTTTGTCACTAGAATAGATGTCAGCACGCCATCACATGGACTCTTGATTATATTTTCCATTTTCATAGCTTCCAAGATCACCAGACTGTCTCCCTTGGCAACAGATTGTCCCTCTTTCACACATATTTCCAAGATAGTTCCAGGCATAGGTGCTTTGATTTCCTGATCAGTCGCTTCTATATCAGATTCTAATCCGATTTTTTCGAGCATCAGATCGAGCTCGTCTTGTACATGGGCTTGTATGGCTCTCCCGTCTATGATCATTGACACTGTCTTGGTCTTGGCATCAACCGAAACAATCTCTACCAAATGGGATTTACAACCATGCTCTATATGAATACTACCATCATGCCTTTGGTACATATCTAGGCTATATGGCTTTGCATTCAAAAAAAAAGCACCTTCGACTTCTTCAAGTTCAAAGGTGCTTTTGTTAATAGTAATTTTTTTCATTTTTGGTCTTTGACCTAAAAATAACAGTACTCTTCCAATAATTACCCAAATGCTGACAATATCTTAACCCAATTGAATCGGGCGACTCATACTTTCATCCAGAGAGATCAAGGTTTCGGTTCTTTCTATTCCATCCACCTTTTGGATTTTATCATGGAGTACCTCTCTGAGATGATTGGTATCTCTACAATGGATTTTGATAAATATATTATAATTACCCGTCGTATAATGAATCCGTACTACTTCTGATATCTTCTTCAGTTCCTCTACTACTTGATCATACAAAGAGCTTCGCTGTAGATATATCCCTAAGAAACACGTGACGTCAAACCCAAGCTTGGAATAATCAAGCTGAAGGGTCGTACCTAAAACCACACCCATCTCTTCCAACTTCTTCATTCTGACATGGACTGTTCCACCAGAAACGTACACCTTTTTTGCTATCTCCGTATAGGGAGTTTTAGCGTCAATCATCAGGTGAGATAGGATTTTCAAATCCACTTCATCAATTTCATAATTTTTCGCCATGATTCACAAGTCATTTTATTAAATACTCAACAATTATAAGTATTTGTTAGATCAAGTCTAAATATTTAAGGTTTTTTATGATAAATTTTTAATATTCCGTCTAGTTGTTATAAATTTGTAATCACAAAGGAACAAAAAAGTAGTTCTTTTCTATAATGTAGGGTGATGAAACAGGCAGCCATGCCCCCCTGTCTCGGGGGTGGAGATAAGGAATAAATCCCGATTTATCGGGCCTAACCGCTCCGTGGAGGTTCGAATCCTTCTCCTACAGCTATCATTTTTGGGTTAATGTTGTTTAATGAAAGAGTCTGGTTCTACCAGACTTTTTTCATTTACAGACAAATCTAAGTTCTTCTCCTCTTTTTGCCTCCCCATTCTTTGACTATTCCATTTTCTATAGGCATATTTAATCTTCCATCTGATCTAATACCGAATTAGAAAGATTAAGCACAACATTACTATGAAAGATTACCCTTGGTTCAAACAATATCCTGAAGGAATTCCACACGAGATCAATCCCGATTGTTATTCCTCTTTAGTTGATCTACTAGATACAGGATTTAAAAAATACGCAGAGTTGCCAGCAATGGAAAACATGGGCAAAGTGTTGACCTATGCTGAATTGGAGGTACAGGTAAACCATATGGCCAGCTATTTCCAACATCACACAACACTACAAAAAGGTGACCGCATCGCCATACAAATGCCCAATCTGCTACAATATCCCGTAGCGATGTTTGCTGCACTCAAGGCCGGGCTAGTCGTAGTGAATGTCAATCCACTATATACTGCCTCAGAAATGAAACATCAGATCAATGATGCTGGAGCAAAAGCCATTGTGATATTAGAAAATTTTGCCAGCAATCTCGAAAAAATACTCCCGGAGACCAAAATAGAGCTCATCATCACAACTGAAATCGGTGACCTGTTTGGTGGATTGAAAAAAATCATCACCAACTTCGTAGTAAAACGGATCAAGAAAATGGTTCCCTCCTTCAGCTTACCCAATGTGGTTCACTTTAATGACGCATTGAAACTTGGAGCAACCAAAACATTTGAAAATATAGAAATCAAAGGGGCTGACTTAGCATTCTTACAATATACTGGTGGCACGACTGGTGTGTCTAAAGGTGCCATGCTGACACACAGAAATCTGGTAGCCAATCTCGAACAAGTCAGTGGTTGGCTAGAAGTACTCCTAAAAGAAGGGAAAGAAATTGTCATTACTGCTCTGCCATTGTACCACATTTTTGCTTTAACCAGCAATTGCTTTACGATGTTCAAATATGGGGCACACAATGTCCTGATCACCAACCCACGTGACATGCCCGCGTTCATCAAAGAGATGGGCAAACATCAATTTACAGTGATTACAGGTGTCAACACGCTATTTAATGGCTTGCTCAACCAAGAGAAATTCAAAAGTCTTGACTTTAGCAAACTCAAGGTAGCCATTGGTGGGGGTATGGCCGTACAAAAACCAGTTGCCGAAAAATGGATGAAGGTTACAGGATCTTGTTTGGCTGAGGGTTACGGACTGACAGAGACCTCACCAGTTTTAACAGTAAACCCACTCAATGGTCATCACAAATTAGGCACCATCGGTGTACCTATGCCTAGTACCGAAATCAAGTTGATGAATGACGATGGCAATGAGGTAGGCTTCAATGAGCCAGGGGAGTTGTACGCAAAGGGACCACAAGTCATGAAGGGATACTGGCAGAAACCTGATGAAACAGCCAATGTAATGGATGGTGAATGGTTCAAAACTGGTGATATTGCCATGCTTGACGAAGATGGGTTTATCAAAATCGTGGATCGAAAGAAGGAAATGATATTAGTTTCTGGATTCAACGTGTACCCCAATGAAATTGAAGAGACCTTAGCTGCACACCCTAAAATATTAGAGGTGGGAGCAATCGGTGTACCTAGTAAAAAATCCACAGAATCTGTCAAAGTTTTCATTGTAAAGAAAGATGACTCTCTCACCGAAGAAGAGGTAATGACCTATGCAAGGGAAAATCTAACTGCCTACAAATGCCCCAAACATGTGGAATTTTGCAAGGAGCTACCTAAATCCAATGTAGGTAAAATATTGAGAAGAATCCTCAAAGAGAATGACGCCAAAGCAAACACCTACGAATAATTAACATTAACAAAACAATCCTTTTGGCATTTTGACCTAATTTAGTGGCCTTAATAACAAAAAAATCAACTTATGAAAAAATTCATACTAGGCTTTCTATTGTTAAGTCCACTATTTTCTCAAGCACAATCAGACACTACATATTGGACTAAAGGTGGTAACGTTGGCATCACCTTTAACCAAGCTACGCTTAAAAACTGGGCAGCTGGCGGAATTAACTCTTACTCTGGAGGTGCCTACTTCGGTCAATTCTTTGACTATAAAAAAGGAGGAATCATTTGGATTAATACCATTGATTTAGGATTTGGTTTTATCAAAGAAGACGAGGCAGACAGAAAAAAAGCAGATGATAGAATCGTATTGACATCTCAATTTGGAAAAAGTATAGGCGAAGGTAAATGGTATTACAGTGCCATGTTAGACTTCAGAACACAGTTTGCTAAAGGCTTTGAGTCGTCAAACCAAGATAACTACATCTCTAGGTTTATGTCTCCTGGCTATTTATTGGCAGCAATTGGTGCCGACTATAAACCTAACGACAATTTCAGTGCATCATTTGGCTTGATCTCAGGTAAAATGACTTTCGTGACAGATCAAGATTTAGCAGACTCAGGTTCTTTTGGAGTAGATGGTGCAGAACTAGACGGCACTGGCGCTATCATAGCTGGTACTGGGAAAAACATGCGAGCGGAGTTTGGTGCTACCATCAAGGTATCTTATAACAAAGAAATATTCAAAAACACTACCTATGCAACCAACCTTCTTTTGTTTACTAACTACATGGAAAACACTGACAAGATCGATGTAAACTGGGAGAACACCTTGACAATGAAGGTCAACGATTTCCTCTCTGCCATGATCTATATCCAAACCATCTATGATTATGACATCAAGTTTTATGATATGGATATCAATGGCGATCCTATTTTATCGACAGAAGAAGATAGATGGCAGTTTAAAAGCATTCTTAGTCTAGGCCTTGCTTACAAATTCGGAGCAACCAGAGGATAAAACAGAAAAGACCAGTTGAACTGGTCTTTTTTTTACCTTTTCGCTAACACCATGTCTCTCAAAAGGAAAGCACTTTTCATCACCAATCCTATTTCGGGAGCAGGTGGAAAAATCAATATCACAGAACTCATACAATCCAACCTCGATTCCAGCAAGTTTGATTGGTCAATCTATGAAACAACGGGCCGAGGGGATGCCACACTACGTGCACAGCAAGCTGTCAAAGAATCCTATGATCTAGTGGTTGCTGTTGGGGGTGATGGTACAATCAACGAAGTAGCCCAAGGGCTCATCAATACCAACGTCTGCATGTCCATACTCCCGAAAGGGTCAGGCAATGGACTAGCCAATCACCTCAACATCTCCACACAGCTCCCTCAGGCTATTTCTCAGCTCAACCATGCCCGTGAGACGTGGATTGATACAGGCTGGTTCAACGAACAACTTTTCCTGAATGTGGCTGGTATTGGTTTTGATGCCCAAGTAGCCTACGCCTTTGACCACCACAACCAAAGAGGCCTTTTCTCATATATTTTTCTTTCGCTGAGAGAATTTTTCAATTTTTCAGCTCCCAACTTCACCATCGAGGCTGACGATCAACGCATCGAAACGAAAGCATTCATTGTGACCATCGCCAATGGCAGTCAGTATGGCAACAATGCCTTCATCGCTCCAAATGCTAACATTAGTGACGGTTTACTAGACTTGGTTATCATACATCCCTTTAAGCCTTGGCAATTGTTTACCTTTCCAGCAAAACTTTTTGCTAGAAAACTAAAATCATCCTCCAACTACCAATTCATCAAAGCAAAAAAAATTTGCATCACCAGTACCTCCTCCAATGCACAACTAGACGGAGAACCCTACCTCACCAGCATGGTAAGTAAAATTGAAATTAAACCCAACTCGCTAAAGATGCTCGTGCC is part of the Reichenbachiella agarivorans genome and harbors:
- the ahcY gene encoding adenosylhomocysteinase codes for the protein MLDTQLKNKVKDISLAAWGRKEIKLAEAEMPGLMSLREEYGNSKPLKGARIAGCLHMTIQTAVLIETLIALGAEVSWSSCNIFSTQDHAAAAIAAADIPVFAWKGMNEQEFDWCIEQTLFAFEGGKPLNMILDDGGDLTNMVLDRYPELVKDIKGLSEETTTGVHRLQEREANGTLPMPAINVNDSVTKSKFDNKYGCKESLVDAIRRATDVMMAGKVAVVAGYGDVGKGSAASLRGAGARVIVTEIDPICALQAAMDGFAVKKMDDAVKEGDIIVTTTGNKDIIVDRHFKAMKDKAIVCNIGHFDNEIDVAWLNKNANKDEIKPQVDLYTLGDKEIILLAEGRLVNLGCATGHPSFVMSNSFTNQTLAQLELWTNTAAYENKVYMLPKHLDEKVAMLHLSKIGVELDVLSPEQAKYIGVKVEGPFKPDYYRY
- a CDS encoding sigma-70 family RNA polymerase sigma factor gives rise to the protein MEEAIEKNNYTDQEKQQLVDMEFMPHLRALYNFAYKLTYDEDDSKDLVQDTYMKAYRFINSFQKGTNAKAWLFRILKNSFINEFRKKSKQPAQVDYQEVEGYYNSEGTEKPSSTTDLRVDSVKNMMGDEITSALNSLDVDFRTVIILCDLEGFTYDEMAKILDIPIGTVRSRIHRARNLLKEKLAGYAASMGY
- the gmk gene encoding guanylate kinase, with the translated sequence MNEGKAIIFSAPSGSGKTTIVKHLLAELPQLSFSISASTRDKRGRSEADGKDYYFLSPDEFKNKIDNQEFIEWEEVYEGNFYGTLKSEIDRIWAMGQHVIFDVDVKGGLNLKKYFGDKALAIFVKVSNIETLSERLKDRGTEDEKSLSRRLFKAKFEMSFENQFDLTIVNEDLEQSFAESKKTVSDFLAS
- the nadD gene encoding nicotinate (nicotinamide) nucleotide adenylyltransferase produces the protein MNTQLRVGLFFGSFNPIHIGHMIIAQAVVDSGQVDELWFVVSPQNPFKQNKNLLHEFDRYDMVQAAIQDQPKMKVSDIEFSLPKPSFTVKTLAVLSEKHLDKEFKLIIGEDNLSNFHKWKNYEQILKHHQLIVYPRPNSTPPKIDLSEQIEMINAPMLHISATFIREAIEKGHSIKYLVPSEVDYFIKSKNLYL
- the frr gene encoding ribosome recycling factor, with protein sequence MEEIEMFLEEAKELMDKSVNHCNHELSKIRAGKATPNMLDGLMVEYYGSPTPISQVATINTPDARTLSIKPWEKGVIANIERAIINSDLGLNPQNDGEQIRINIPPLTGDRRKDLVKQVKNEAENGKISIRNIRKDTNDSLRKLLKDGASEDSIKDAEASVQKMTDAHVLKIDDLVVLKEKDIMTI
- the pyrH gene encoding UMP kinase codes for the protein MKYKRILLKLSGEALMGDKQYGIDASRLDKYVQDIKKVHEQNIEIAIVIGGGNIFRGVQAESSGIDRVQGDYMGMLATVINAMALQSALEKAGLFTRLMSGIKIEEVCEPFIKRRAVRHLEKGRIVIFGAGIGNPYFTTDSTASLRAIEVEADVVLKGTRVDGVYTADPEKNPDAVRYTNLSFQEAYEKGLNIMDMTAFTLCQENNLPIIVFDMNKEGNFYRIVKGEDVGTLIS
- a CDS encoding acetyl-CoA carboxylase biotin carboxyl carrier protein subunit, coding for MKKITINKSTFELEEVEGAFFLNAKPYSLDMYQRHDGSIHIEHGCKSHLVEIVSVDAKTKTVSMIIDGRAIQAHVQDELDLMLEKIGLESDIEATDQEIKAPMPGTILEICVKEGQSVAKGDSLVILEAMKMENIIKSPCDGVLTSILVTKGETVEKGKILLIF
- a CDS encoding Lrp/AsnC ligand binding domain-containing protein → MAKNYEIDEVDLKILSHLMIDAKTPYTEIAKKVYVSGGTVHVRMKKLEEMGVVLGTTLQLDYSKLGFDVTCFLGIYLQRSSLYDQVVEELKKISEVVRIHYTTGNYNIFIKIHCRDTNHLREVLHDKIQKVDGIERTETLISLDESMSRPIQLG
- a CDS encoding AMP-binding protein, with product MKDYPWFKQYPEGIPHEINPDCYSSLVDLLDTGFKKYAELPAMENMGKVLTYAELEVQVNHMASYFQHHTTLQKGDRIAIQMPNLLQYPVAMFAALKAGLVVVNVNPLYTASEMKHQINDAGAKAIVILENFASNLEKILPETKIELIITTEIGDLFGGLKKIITNFVVKRIKKMVPSFSLPNVVHFNDALKLGATKTFENIEIKGADLAFLQYTGGTTGVSKGAMLTHRNLVANLEQVSGWLEVLLKEGKEIVITALPLYHIFALTSNCFTMFKYGAHNVLITNPRDMPAFIKEMGKHQFTVITGVNTLFNGLLNQEKFKSLDFSKLKVAIGGGMAVQKPVAEKWMKVTGSCLAEGYGLTETSPVLTVNPLNGHHKLGTIGVPMPSTEIKLMNDDGNEVGFNEPGELYAKGPQVMKGYWQKPDETANVMDGEWFKTGDIAMLDEDGFIKIVDRKKEMILVSGFNVYPNEIEETLAAHPKILEVGAIGVPSKKSTESVKVFIVKKDDSLTEEEVMTYARENLTAYKCPKHVEFCKELPKSNVGKILRRILKENDAKANTYE
- a CDS encoding DUF3078 domain-containing protein, with amino-acid sequence MKKFILGFLLLSPLFSQAQSDTTYWTKGGNVGITFNQATLKNWAAGGINSYSGGAYFGQFFDYKKGGIIWINTIDLGFGFIKEDEADRKKADDRIVLTSQFGKSIGEGKWYYSAMLDFRTQFAKGFESSNQDNYISRFMSPGYLLAAIGADYKPNDNFSASFGLISGKMTFVTDQDLADSGSFGVDGAELDGTGAIIAGTGKNMRAEFGATIKVSYNKEIFKNTTYATNLLLFTNYMENTDKIDVNWENTLTMKVNDFLSAMIYIQTIYDYDIKFYDMDINGDPILSTEEDRWQFKSILSLGLAYKFGATRG
- a CDS encoding diacylglycerol/lipid kinase family protein codes for the protein MSLKRKALFITNPISGAGGKINITELIQSNLDSSKFDWSIYETTGRGDATLRAQQAVKESYDLVVAVGGDGTINEVAQGLINTNVCMSILPKGSGNGLANHLNISTQLPQAISQLNHARETWIDTGWFNEQLFLNVAGIGFDAQVAYAFDHHNQRGLFSYIFLSLREFFNFSAPNFTIEADDQRIETKAFIVTIANGSQYGNNAFIAPNANISDGLLDLVIIHPFKPWQLFTFPAKLFARKLKSSSNYQFIKAKKICITSTSSNAQLDGEPYLTSMVSKIEIKPNSLKMLVP